A DNA window from Bacillus sp. SM2101 contains the following coding sequences:
- a CDS encoding DUF1146 family protein, which produces MTNYGIDALVSILSHLIFITITWWALQSLNFEKLFKKNRVFQARTLFILITIALGSTISNFFLDYLFWSKQITTLFS; this is translated from the coding sequence ATGACAAATTATGGTATAGATGCGCTTGTTAGCATCCTATCACATTTGATATTTATTACAATTACATGGTGGGCACTACAATCGCTAAATTTTGAAAAGCTTTTTAAAAAAAATCGTGTATTCCAAGCTCGAACATTATTTATTTTAATCACAATTGCACTCGGTTCAACCATTAGTAACTTCTTTTTAGACTACCTTTTCTGGTCGAAACAAATTACAACGTTATTTAGCTAA